From Gloeomargarita sp. SKYB120:
AGGGGCGGAATAGCCGTAGGGTTGGGTCTGGCCACGCTCCGGCAGGGGATGGGCATGACTGCATGCTTGCCGCACCCGCTGGTACAACGCAGCGCTGTAGGCATGGGGCGCTACCACAGGGTCGGCGTTCCAGAAACAACCGCCAGGGCGTAGATGGGCCAAAATTTGCCGAAACAGTTGCCCCTTCATGTCGTCGCTCAGGTGATGAATGGCGAGAGCCGACACGCAGGCGTCCACTGGCTCAATCGCGGGAAACCGGTCGGGATGCAACGCCCATTCCCCAAAATCGCCGGTGATAAAGGTGGTTTGGGCGGGGGGCAACTTGGCCTGGGCTTGCGCCAGCATCGCCGGGGAGTAGTCCATCAGAATCACGTGGGCCTGGGGGAACTGCTGTAAAAGCCGCAGACTGACATTGCCGGTGCCGGCACCGAGGTCCAGAATGCGTTGCGCCGTTGGGGGAACGCACAGGCTCAAGGCCGTCAACATCTCGTCATAATGGGGAACAAGGGCGCGAATCCCCTGATCGAAGTCCTGGGCTGAGGCAAACACTTCCCCGGGTCGAATGGTGCTGGTCATGCGTTGAGGTTCATTTGGTGTTTCCCCTTTACGACGATAACCCAACCCAGCGGACGCCCGTCATCACCTATGGGTTGATTGCGGCTTGCGTTGTTATTTTTTTCTATCAGGTCAATCTAGACGGGGAACAACTCCAGCAATTCGTGCAGGCGTGGGCAGTTATTCCCAAAGAGTTATTTACCAACTTTGATGCGAAGGCTATGACCCTGATCAGTTCGCAGTTCCTGCATGGGGGTTTCTGGCACCTGTTCGGGAACATGTGGTTTTTGTGGCTGTTCGGCAACAATCTGGAGGATGCGCTAGGGCGGTGGCGGTTTCTGTTGTTTTACCTGTTTTGTGGTGCGGTGGCAGCATTGGCCTATGCGTTGGTTGTCCCCATGTCCACCATTCCCTTGCTTGGCGCTAGCGGCGCTATTGCTGGCGTGATGGGGGGCTATATCGTGCGGTTTCCCCAAGCGCAAATTCGCACCCTGTTGGTCTTGGTCATCTTTGTCACCATCGTGCGGATGCCGGCGGCGGTGTTTTTGGGGGCTTGGATCCTGATGGAAACCCTGCGGGCGGCGTCCGTGCATCCGGGAATGCCAGGAGTTGCCTATTTGGCCCATGTGGCGGGGTTTTTGACGGGAGCCGTGCTAGTGCCCTTATTGCCGCAGCGACTGGATTGAGATTGGCGTAAGATGATGGGTAGAGCAAACGGTGCGTTCCCTGGCCCGTGGTTATGCAGTCCCTGGAACCCCTGGATGTGCCCGCCGTTGCCGACCTGGAAGAGCCAAGTCGCATTCTGGTCGTCGAAGATGAAGAACTGATCCGGGACATGTTGGAGTTGTCGCTGCGGGAAGAAGGCTATCAGGTGACGACGGCGGCAGATGGGCGCACGGCTTTGAACCTGCTATTGGGGGATGAACCAGCCAGCGGCGTTTGTCCGTTTGACTTGGTGGTGTTGGATTTGATGTTGCCCCAAGTAAACGGCTTGGACCTGTGCCGGTTGTTGCGTCGCCAGGGCAATCCCACGCCAATTCTGGTGCTCAGCGCCCGCGGTAGCGAAACCGACCGGGTTTTGGGGCTGGAGGTGGGGGCGGATGACTACTTGACGAAACCCTTCAGCACGCGCGAACTGATTGCCCGCTGTCGAGCGCTGTTGCGGCGACAACGCCAGAGTTATCTCCCCCAACCCACGGTGTTGCATTACAAGGACATCTATCTCTACCCCCAGCAGTGCCGAGTGGTGGTGCGCGGGGAAGTGGTCAACCTGTCGCCCAAGGAATTTCGCTTGCTGGAATTGTTCATGAATTACCCCCGGCGGGTCTGGTCGCGGGAAAGTTTGCTGGACCGGGTTTGGGGACCGGACTTCGTAGGCGATAGCAAGACGGTGGATGTGCATATCCGCTGGTTGCGCCAGAAGCTGGAAAAAGACCCCAGCCATCCCGAGTACATCCTGACTGTGCGGGGCTTCGGCTACCGCTTTGGCTAATGGCGGTCGGATGGCTGTCGCTAGGGGTGGCCCTGGGACTGGTAGGGGGCTGGTGGCTCCGTCGTTGGCTGGCCCCAAAGCCGACGGCTTCCCTGCCCTGGCCAGAAATCCTGCACCAATTGCCCTGGGGCTGTCTTGTGGTGGATGAGGACAACCAACTGCTCTGGTGTAACCCGGCGGCCCAGGCGCTGTTGCGTTTGCGGCCCTGGCGACCAGGGCAACCGCGCTTGTTGCTGGAACTGGTACGCTCCTACGAACTGGACCAGCTCATCGAACGGGCGCGGAACCAGGCGGGCGTTCAGACGATGGAATGGACGTTTTATCCGGCGGAATTGACCCAACCCCCAATTCCTCTACGGGCGATGGGGCAACGGCTCTCGACGGGGGAAGTGGTGGTGTTTTTGGAAAACCGGCAAGCGCTGGTGGAATTGACCCAAGCCCGTGACCGCTGGATTACGGATTTGACCCACGAACTGAAAACGCCCCTGACGGCGATGCAACTGGTGGCCGAGGCGCTGTACGCGCGGGTGGACCCCCCCTTGCAAACCTGGGTGAGTCGCCTGCTGGGGGAATTGCAGCGCTTGAGCCGCTTGGTCCACAACTGGCTGGAGATGGCCCAGGGACACCAGCCCGTGCGCAACCCCACACCCGTCAACCTGCCAGCGCTGGTGCAAAACGTGTGGCAAAGCCTGGAACCCTTGGCCCAGCAGAAAAATCTCCGCCTGGACTACGTGGGCCCCAGCGAGCTGTGGTTGCCAGGGGATGAACTGCGCCTGTATCAGATGTTGTGCAACTTACTGGACAACAGCATTAAATACAGCCCTGTAGATGGCGTGATTCGGCTAGTCCTGACGCCCCAAACGGCTCAACAGCAGGTGCAAATTGACATCCTCGACCAAGGCCCTGGCTTCCCGCCTGCGGACTTGCCCCACCTGTTTGAACGGTTTTACCAGGGGCAAAATCATCCCCAGGGCTACCCCCACGGGACCGGCCTGGGCTTGGCCATCGTCCGGCAAATTGTCCAGGCCCACGGGGGCGAGATTCAAGCGGCCAACCATCCGGAACAGGGCGGCGCGTGGGTGCGCATTCAATTGCCCTGGAGCGCTGAAGCGTTACCCTTGGGGGCCGACCCAACCGCCAGCGCCCGGTAGTACAAGCTCCCGACCAGCCCGAGAAATGCCCCATAGGCCAGCAATTGCACCAGGTACAGGTGGTCCCGATACCCAAGCAACACCTTCAGCAGCAGCCCCGGCCCGCGGCGGTCCGGCAACCAGGCCGACGTATCCCACACCAACGGCCCCAGGACGGCGAGATTCTCCAGCGCTTGGCTCCCGTGCCACAGGGCGCTCACTCCTAGCCCAGCGGCAATGAGCAGCAACCCCGCGCCCATCACCCGGAAAAACCAGCGCAAGGGCAAGCGGATCCCAACCCCAAAAAGCAGGTAACCGAGCAGCACTGCTCCAACCACACCGCCCACCGCGCCCAGCAGGGCCGGCCAACCCTGGGTAAACTGCGCGCCAATGAACACCACCGTCTCCATGCCCTCGCGTAACACCGCCGCCAAGACCAACAAACCAACCCGCCACCCCTGGTGCAAGTCCTTGAGCTGTTGCGTGACCGCTTGCGCCACAACTCGCCCCTGCTCGGTCATCCACAGGAGCATCCAGGTCAGTAATCCCGCCGCCAGGAGTTCCAAACCGGCTTCCAAAGCTACTTGCCAACGGGGGTGCGCCTGGGTAGTTTCCTGGAGCAGCGTCACCAGTCCCCAACCGCCCAACAAGCTCAAGCCAATCCCAGCCGCCACACCCATCCCCACCCAGCCGTACAGGTCACGCCGGTGCGTTTGCCCCAAAACGGTCAACACGATGCCCACGATCAGGGCTGCCTCGACACCCTCCCGCAGGGTGACGAACAAGCTCGGCAACGCCAACGTCCAGTAGCTCATGGGAGTCATCGCTGCGCCCCCCCTTTACCATAACGAATTTTGCGCGATAAGCGCCCTAGACTAGAGGAAAGACCCGCCGACCGGCGATGGCCCGCACCGTTCACACGCTCCAGCAGTACAAACGCCAAGGACGCAAGATCGTAGCTGTCACCGCCTGGGACTACCTGTTGGCCCAAATCCTGGACCAGGCTGGGGTGGACGTCATCTTGGTGGGGGATTCCCTAGGGATGGTGGCCCTGGGGTATGAAACGACGGTGCCGGTGACACTGGCGGAAATGATCCACCACGCCAAAGCCGTGCGCCGGGGTGTCCGGGAGGCCTTCCTGGTCTGCGATTTACCGTTTTTGAGCTACCAGGTCAGCCCGGAACTCGCCCTGTACCACGCTGGTCACGTGCTCAAGCAAACGGGCGTCCAAGCGGTGAAGTTGGAAGGGGGTTACCCCCAGATGGTGACGACAGTTCAGCGCCTGGTGACCGCAGGAATTCCGGTGATGGGTCACCTGGGCTTGCTGCCGCAGTCCGTGCATCGGCTGGGGGGTTACCGGCAACAGGGACGTACACCCGAGGAAGCCGACCGCCTCCTGGAGCAAGCCCTGGCCTTGGAGGCCGCCGGCGTCTTTGCCCTGCTGCTGGAACACATCCCAGCTTCCTTGGCTGCTGCCATCACCCGCAAGCTCACCATCCCCACCATCGGCATCGGTGCGGGTCCCGATTGCGACGGCCAGATCGTCGTCACGGCGGATTTACTCGGTTTAACGCCCCAGCCGCCCCCCTTTGCGCCGCGCTTGGCTGATTTGCGCACCGCCATCACTCAGACCATCCAGACCTACCGCCGGTGGGTGGCCGGCGATCCGCTATAGTAAAAAAAGCGTTAACAATCTTTAATAAATTGCCATGACGTTGGCTGCGGTGGTGCCCTGGTGGCGACTAGACTGTCGCTGGCAGGGGGAAGAAGCGGATTTACTGCCGGGGATGCTGTCACCCTGGTGGCGATTGTTGCTGTTAAGCGACGGGTCTCTGACGCGCCATTTGCAATTTCTCACGGGGCAAGCCATCCACGTGCAGGTGATTGATATGTCACCGGTGGGGTGGCTGCAGGATGGGGCACCGCCGGAGGTGCGACAAGTGGAAGGTCCCTGGGTCCGCCGCCAAGTGTGGTTGCAAACCGAAAGGGGCGAGCGCTTGGTTTATGCCACGTCCTGGTGGCCGGCGGCGGTGGTGGACCGCTATCTGCAAAACCCGGATTTACCCATCTGGACCAACCTGCGGGTGTTGCGCTTGGAGTTGTATCGGGACATTCGCCGCTTGTACTACGGGGATTCCACGCCCTTGGCCCAGGCGTTTGCCAGTCCGGGACCGTTTTGGGGACGGCACTACCTGTTCTGGCAGCAACAGCGACCCTTGACCCTAATCTATGAAGTCCTGTCATCCCGTTTGCAGCGGTATTTGGGCGCCTCAAGCGAGACCGAAAAAGTTCCGGAGATGGGCGCGTAGAGCCGCCAGGGGTTGCCCCTGGTGAAGCACGACGTCGGCCTGGGCGGCCTGTTCAATCTGAGCGACGGTTTCCGGGGGTAAACCCAACCACTGCACTAACCGGCGGTAGGCTTGTTTTTCTGCAGGGACGATGGCGGTTTCGGTGGGGGTTCGTCCAGCCTGAATCAGCAGGTAACTCAAACGCAGCAGCCACTCTCGGTGCTGGGACGGCGGTGGTTGCTGCAACAGCGTCTCCAGGTCGTAGTAGGCAAACAGCCGGTCGTAGAGTTCGCTCCAGAGCTGGTCCTGCTGGTTTAGGTCCGCAGCGCCAAACGCCGGCACCAGTTGGTCGAGCAATAACCGAATTTCTTCAGGGTTGAGGCGTTCATCCGCCCAAGCGACTGCCGCCAATACCTGGAAGACGAGCGATTGCGCCGGCGTCAACTTCATCGGCGGGTGATGGGTTCTCCCGGTGCTAGCAGTTGCCC
This genomic window contains:
- a CDS encoding class I SAM-dependent methyltransferase, with translation MTSTIRPGEVFASAQDFDQGIRALVPHYDEMLTALSLCVPPTAQRILDLGAGTGNVSLRLLQQFPQAHVILMDYSPAMLAQAQAKLPPAQTTFITGDFGEWALHPDRFPAIEPVDACVSALAIHHLSDDMKGQLFRQILAHLRPGGCFWNADPVVAPHAYSAALYQRVRQACSHAHPLPERGQTQPYGYSAPDQLTTVAKQLELLQAAGFVGVDVVWQWFGFAIVGGHVPG
- a CDS encoding rhomboid family intramembrane serine protease; the protein is MFPLYDDNPTQRTPVITYGLIAACVVIFFYQVNLDGEQLQQFVQAWAVIPKELFTNFDAKAMTLISSQFLHGGFWHLFGNMWFLWLFGNNLEDALGRWRFLLFYLFCGAVAALAYALVVPMSTIPLLGASGAIAGVMGGYIVRFPQAQIRTLLVLVIFVTIVRMPAAVFLGAWILMETLRAASVHPGMPGVAYLAHVAGFLTGAVLVPLLPQRLD
- a CDS encoding response regulator transcription factor, which gives rise to MQSLEPLDVPAVADLEEPSRILVVEDEELIRDMLELSLREEGYQVTTAADGRTALNLLLGDEPASGVCPFDLVVLDLMLPQVNGLDLCRLLRRQGNPTPILVLSARGSETDRVLGLEVGADDYLTKPFSTRELIARCRALLRRQRQSYLPQPTVLHYKDIYLYPQQCRVVVRGEVVNLSPKEFRLLELFMNYPRRVWSRESLLDRVWGPDFVGDSKTVDVHIRWLRQKLEKDPSHPEYILTVRGFGYRFG
- a CDS encoding HAMP domain-containing histidine kinase codes for the protein MAVGWLSLGVALGLVGGWWLRRWLAPKPTASLPWPEILHQLPWGCLVVDEDNQLLWCNPAAQALLRLRPWRPGQPRLLLELVRSYELDQLIERARNQAGVQTMEWTFYPAELTQPPIPLRAMGQRLSTGEVVVFLENRQALVELTQARDRWITDLTHELKTPLTAMQLVAEALYARVDPPLQTWVSRLLGELQRLSRLVHNWLEMAQGHQPVRNPTPVNLPALVQNVWQSLEPLAQQKNLRLDYVGPSELWLPGDELRLYQMLCNLLDNSIKYSPVDGVIRLVLTPQTAQQQVQIDILDQGPGFPPADLPHLFERFYQGQNHPQGYPHGTGLGLAIVRQIVQAHGGEIQAANHPEQGGAWVRIQLPWSAEALPLGADPTASAR
- a CDS encoding FTR1 family protein gives rise to the protein MSYWTLALPSLFVTLREGVEAALIVGIVLTVLGQTHRRDLYGWVGMGVAAGIGLSLLGGWGLVTLLQETTQAHPRWQVALEAGLELLAAGLLTWMLLWMTEQGRVVAQAVTQQLKDLHQGWRVGLLVLAAVLREGMETVVFIGAQFTQGWPALLGAVGGVVGAVLLGYLLFGVGIRLPLRWFFRVMGAGLLLIAAGLGVSALWHGSQALENLAVLGPLVWDTSAWLPDRRGPGLLLKVLLGYRDHLYLVQLLAYGAFLGLVGSLYYRALAVGSAPKGNASALQGN
- the panB gene encoding 3-methyl-2-oxobutanoate hydroxymethyltransferase, whose product is MARTVHTLQQYKRQGRKIVAVTAWDYLLAQILDQAGVDVILVGDSLGMVALGYETTVPVTLAEMIHHAKAVRRGVREAFLVCDLPFLSYQVSPELALYHAGHVLKQTGVQAVKLEGGYPQMVTTVQRLVTAGIPVMGHLGLLPQSVHRLGGYRQQGRTPEEADRLLEQALALEAAGVFALLLEHIPASLAAAITRKLTIPTIGIGAGPDCDGQIVVTADLLGLTPQPPPFAPRLADLRTAITQTIQTYRRWVAGDPL
- a CDS encoding chorismate lyase; protein product: MTLAAVVPWWRLDCRWQGEEADLLPGMLSPWWRLLLLSDGSLTRHLQFLTGQAIHVQVIDMSPVGWLQDGAPPEVRQVEGPWVRRQVWLQTERGERLVYATSWWPAAVVDRYLQNPDLPIWTNLRVLRLELYRDIRRLYYGDSTPLAQAFASPGPFWGRHYLFWQQQRPLTLIYEVLSSRLQRYLGASSETEKVPEMGA
- a CDS encoding TerB family tellurite resistance protein, encoding MKLTPAQSLVFQVLAAVAWADERLNPEEIRLLLDQLVPAFGAADLNQQDQLWSELYDRLFAYYDLETLLQQPPPSQHREWLLRLSYLLIQAGRTPTETAIVPAEKQAYRRLVQWLGLPPETVAQIEQAAQADVVLHQGQPLAALRAHLRNFFGLA